The following are from one region of the Aspergillus luchuensis IFO 4308 DNA, chromosome 4, nearly complete sequence genome:
- a CDS encoding uncharacterized protein (COG:S;~EggNog:ENOG410Q1GQ) — translation MQQANTSSKQAGRESSPAAQDLARIKHELLEKADWASVAAARPLTVLFPSVDALQKFGRRRKITNDDRERLGSFVLRPKLTYHPKNRRGAEAEESIQDLDIRINGQPAGANHPGLHGPPTDATSQSMLLDHESLPATPKPLVHEYVYENVGVRSSIGDRSWILDSSSIPASCVSSSERGLSTQVNSIVRDPDYFVDNSPGKEQFQVTGSEALQSADTSPKVQEAGTPIRRRFTIDDQILAEEEWIKAAYGTSLERDGYSIAHQFPRSLLNPELSSPTANDSRRQMSAQESMSTSSTLNHSSYGWLPEPRHNIQRVMSQKTDKGQIEKVPSESRLRSTRLAPLSRKPTTPPLIIFGQAVDLDGSLFATNKQVEHEKQQAQHDFTCSATTFREANSYISTDNYPFETNLRRPDNVAFSPNTVKFSKVTVEPRTGRIYIDQACASPLSRIAGPERTFPGRHAEDRPAQEWTNRRRLHN, via the exons ATGCAGCAAGCCAATACATCATCCAAGCAAGCAGGTAGA GAGTCCTCACCAGCAGCTCAAGACTTAGCACGGATCAAGCATGAACTGCTAGAGAAGGCTGACTGGGCATCGGTTGCAGCAGCACGGCCACTCACGGTGCTATTCCCTTCAGTAGATGCTTTACAGAAATTTGGGAGGCGGAGAAAAATAACGAATGATGACCGTGAGAGGCTGGGATCATTCGTCCTGCGTCCAAAGCTTACCTACCACCCCAAGAATCGCAGAGGtgcagaggcagaggagaGCATACAAGACCTGGACATAAGAATAAATGGCCAACCTGCTGGAGCTAATCATCCGGGGCTTCATGGCCCACCAACTGATGCTACATCGCAGTCAATGCTTCTGGACCATGAGTCCCTTCCCGCAACGCCAAAGCCACTTGTGCATGAGTATGTCTATGAGAACGTCGGCGTTAGGAGCTCAATCGGTGACAGGTCTTGGATCCTAGACTCTTCGAGCATCCCAGCTTCATGTGTGTCGTCCTCTGAGAGAGGATTGTCCACCCAGGTAAATTCCATAGTCCGGGACCCGGACTATTTCGTTGACAATTCTCCTGGCAAGGAGCAGTTCCAGGTTACAGGTTCAGAAGCTCTACAGTCAGCAGACACTAGCCCAAAGGTTCAAGAAGCAGGGACTCCGATCAGGCGACGATTCACGATAGATGACCAGATACTTGCCGAAGAGGAATGGATAAAGGCCGCCTATGGCACATCCCTGGAAAGAGACGGTTACTCAATCGCTCATCAGTTTCCTCGGAGCCTTTTAAACCCTGAACTATCTTCACCAACTGCAAATGACAGCAGACGGCAGATGTCTGCGCAAGAGTCCATGAGCACTTCATCGACATTGAATCACTCCAGTTATGGTTGGCTCCCAGAGCCCCGCCACAACATACAACGAGTTATGTCACAAAAGACAGATAAGGGACAGATTGAGAAGGTGCCCAGTGAATCTAGATTACGAAGCACCAGGCTCGCTCCTCTATCAAGAAAACCGACCACACCCCCTCTGATAATCTTTGGCCAGGCTGTCGATCTTGATGGTAGTCTATTCGCTACTAATAAGCAAGTCGAGCACGAAAAACAGCAGGCTCAACACGACTTCACATGTTCTGCCACCACGTTTCGTGAAGCTAACAGTTATATATCAACGGATAACTATCCGTTCGAGACAAATCTCCGTCGACCAGATAACGTTGCATTTTCACCGAATACGGTCAAGTTCAGCAAGGTTACCGTAGAGCCAAGGACCGGGAGAATATACATTGATCAGGCATGCGCTTCTCCCCTGTCAAGAATAGCAGGACCAGAACGGACGTTTCCTGGGAGGCACGCAGAGGATCGGCCCGCCCAAGAATGGACCAATCGACGTCGTTTACACAACTAG
- a CDS encoding palmitoyl-protein thioesterase family protein (COG:G;~EggNog:ENOG410PMHB;~InterPro:IPR030294,IPR002472,IPR029058;~PFAM:PF02089;~SECRETED:SignalP(1-19);~go_function: GO:0008474 - palmitoyl-(protein) hydrolase activity [Evidence IEA];~go_function: GO:0098599 - palmitoyl hydrolase activity [Evidence IEA];~go_process: GO:0002084 - protein depalmitoylation [Evidence IEA]) → MRPLTPLLTLLPLLPFTTAHPTHQLQTTTTSTTNTTTELRALPLVIWHGLGDQYQSPSLQHLIKVAEDANPGTYTYLIHLSPSSAGDRQATFLGNLTEQIASVCSQLLQDPILSTAPAINALGFSQGGQFLRGYIERCNVPPVRTLITLGSQHNGISQFQSCAWNDFICRGAEALLRSGRWSTFVQGRLVPAQYFRDPEPSEMEEYLKHSNFLADVNNERVVKNETYKENLGKLEKFVMYMFEKDRMVVPKESSWFGEVDGESGGVVGVRERSIYKEDWIGLRELDERGGLVFRTLKGGHMEFDEEELVDIFREFLGPIEVEIPDDEVEIDERAKLVSQGGYY, encoded by the coding sequence ATGCGTCCCCTAACACCACTCCTCACCCTTctgcccctcctccccttcacaaCCGcccacccaacccaccaactccaaaccacaaccaccagcacAACCAACACCACAACCGAACTCCGCGCCCTCCCCCTCGTAATCTGGCACGGCCTCGGCGACCAATACCAGAGCCCCTCGCTGCAACACCTAATCAAAGTCGCCGAAGACGCCAACCCCGGAACCTACACCTACCTAATCCACCTCTCCCCCAGCAGCGCCGGCGACCGCCAAGCAACCTTCCTAGGCAACCTCACAGAACAAATCGCCTCGGTCTgctcccaactcctccaggaccccatcctctccaccgcCCCGGCCATCAACGCCCTGGGCTTCTCCCAAGGCGGGCAATTCCTGCGCGGCTACATCGAACGCTGCAACGTTCCGCCCGTCCGCACGCTCATCACCCTGGGCAGCCAACACAACGGCATCTCTCAATTCCAATCCTGCGCCTGGAACGACTTCATCTGCCGGGGGGCGGAAGCCCTCCTCCGCTCCGGCCGATGGTCAACCTTCGTGCAGGGCCGGCTCGTCCCCGCGCAGTATTTCCGGGACCCCGAACCCAGCGAAATGGAGGAGTACCTCAAGCATAGCAATTTCCTAGCAGACGTGAACAACGAgcgggtggtgaagaatgaAACGTACAAGGAGAATCTAGGCAAACTGGAGAAATTCGTCATGTACATGTTCGAAAAGGATCGGATGGTGGTACCAAAGGAATCAAGTTGGTTTGGAGAGGTAGATGGAGAATCTGGCGGTGTAGTGGGAGTCAGGGAGAGGAGTATCTACAAGGAAGATTGGATCGGGTTGAGGGAATTGGATGAACGGGGTGGGTTGGTGTTTAGAACACTCAAGGGCGGGCATATGGAgtttgatgaggaggagctggtggaCATCTTTAGAGAGTTTTTGGGACCCATCGAGGTGGAGATTCCCGATGATGAGGTCGAAATTGATGAGAGGGCGAAATTGGTGAGCCAGGGaggatactactag